One region of Methanosphaera cuniculi genomic DNA includes:
- a CDS encoding 30S ribosomal protein S5, whose translation MSKRSNRSNNKNNSNRFNMENWEPKTELGRKVKDGEITDIDQILEKGLPIMELEIVDALLPDLEEEVMDVNLVQRMHKSGRKVNFRVIVAVGNRNGYVGLGEGKSQEVGPAIRKAVDEAKYNLIKVQRGCGDWGCGCGRRHTVPYKVDGKMSSVNVTLIPAPAGVGLAIGDVGKTILGLAGVADVWSMTRGQTQTTINFAGAVFDALKALSSVKASEKELKELGVI comes from the coding sequence ATGAGCAAAAGATCAAATAGATCAAACAACAAGAACAACTCTAATAGGTTCAATATGGAAAACTGGGAACCAAAAACCGAACTTGGACGTAAAGTAAAAGACGGTGAAATCACAGATATTGATCAAATATTAGAAAAAGGACTTCCAATAATGGAATTAGAAATTGTTGACGCACTATTACCAGATCTTGAAGAAGAAGTTATGGATGTTAACCTTGTTCAAAGAATGCACAAATCTGGTAGAAAAGTTAACTTTAGAGTAATCGTAGCTGTAGGAAACAGAAATGGATACGTAGGTCTTGGAGAAGGTAAATCTCAAGAAGTAGGACCTGCTATCAGAAAAGCAGTTGACGAAGCAAAATACAACCTAATTAAAGTACAAAGAGGTTGTGGAGATTGGGGTTGTGGATGTGGAAGAAGACACACCGTACCATATAAAGTTGATGGTAAAATGAGTAGTGTAAATGTAACACTTATCCCAGCACCAGCAGGAGTAGGACTTGCTATTGGAGATGTAGGAAAAACTATACTTGGTCTTGCAGGAGTAGCAGATGTATGGTCTATGACACGTGGACAAACACAGACTACAATTAACTTTGCAGGAGCAGTATTTGACGCTCTTAAAGCATTATCCAGTGTAAAAGCATCAGAAAAAGAACTTAAAGAACTTGGAGTAATCTAA
- a CDS encoding 50S ribosomal protein L18, with protein sequence MARSATYKVHFKRRREGKTNYNQRYKLVDLNKTRMVVRVTSNHTIIQLIKIGENGDETLVSANSKQLKEFGWLGNGKNTSAAYLTGYLFGKKALAEGFDETILDIGLQPSIRGTKIYAALKGALDAGLEVPHNDVVLPDESRIRGEHIAEYAKSMDEDEKNVKFANYIRCGLSPEEIPDHFESVKEKIDEATQ encoded by the coding sequence GTGGCACGTAGCGCAACTTATAAAGTACATTTCAAAAGAAGAAGAGAAGGAAAAACTAATTACAATCAAAGATATAAATTAGTAGACCTTAATAAAACAAGAATGGTTGTTAGAGTTACTTCTAATCATACAATTATTCAATTAATTAAAATCGGAGAAAACGGTGATGAAACACTAGTTTCAGCTAACTCCAAACAATTAAAAGAATTTGGATGGTTAGGAAATGGTAAAAACACATCCGCTGCTTACTTAACCGGATACTTATTTGGTAAAAAAGCATTAGCTGAAGGATTTGATGAAACCATACTAGATATTGGACTTCAACCATCAATTAGAGGTACAAAAATATATGCAGCATTAAAAGGAGCACTAGATGCTGGATTAGAAGTACCACACAATGATGTTGTATTACCTGATGAATCCAGAATCAGAGGAGAACACATTGCAGAATATGCAAAAAGTATGGATGAAGATGAGAAAAACGTTAAATTCGCAAATTATATAAGATGTGGATTATCTCCAGAAGAAATACCAGATCATTTCGAAAGCGTTAAAGAAAAAATAGATGAGGCAACACAATGA
- a CDS encoding 50S ribosomal protein L19e: protein MNLTTQKKLAAKILKVGVNRVWIDPEHIEEVSRAITRNSIKALINDGIIKAKPVNGISSFRSKKNAEQKSKGRRKGQGSRKGAKHARTPKKQAWMSTIRALRVVLKDMRENDEIDRTTYRKLYNMAKGGSFRSKSYMKTYAKDHGMLKEVEE, encoded by the coding sequence ATGAATCTTACTACACAGAAAAAATTAGCTGCAAAAATCCTAAAAGTAGGAGTCAACAGGGTATGGATTGATCCAGAACACATAGAAGAAGTTTCAAGAGCAATCACAAGAAACAGTATTAAAGCTTTGATCAATGATGGAATCATCAAAGCAAAACCTGTTAATGGAATAAGCAGTTTTAGAAGTAAAAAGAACGCTGAACAAAAAAGTAAAGGAAGAAGAAAAGGTCAAGGTAGTAGAAAAGGGGCAAAACACGCAAGAACTCCTAAAAAACAAGCATGGATGAGTACCATTCGTGCACTTAGAGTTGTTCTAAAAGATATGCGTGAAAACGATGAAATTGATAGAACAACCTATCGTAAATTATATAATATGGCAAAAGGTGGATCATTCAGAAGTAAATCTTACATGAAAACTTATGCAAAAGATCACGGAATGCTTAAAGAAGTGGAGGAATAG
- a CDS encoding 50S ribosomal protein L32e: protein MTKKPTFKRQEYWRYKKLGDSYRRPRGKLSKRRRYQARKPAMARIGYRCPKATRGLHPSGYNDILVENVEQIKALNPETDAARIAAAVGKRKRQAIEAEAKTLGVKLLN, encoded by the coding sequence ATGACTAAAAAACCAACCTTCAAAAGACAAGAATATTGGAGATATAAAAAACTTGGTGATAGTTACCGTAGACCTAGAGGTAAACTAAGTAAAAGACGACGATACCAAGCACGTAAACCAGCAATGGCTAGAATTGGATACCGTTGTCCAAAAGCAACCAGAGGATTACATCCTTCAGGTTACAATGACATACTAGTTGAAAATGTTGAACAAATCAAAGCTTTAAATCCTGAAACTGATGCAGCAAGAATAGCAGCAGCAGTAGGAAAAAGAAAAAGACAAGCAATAGAAGCAGAAGCTAAAACATTAGGGGTAAAATTATTAAATTAA
- a CDS encoding 50S ribosomal protein L6 has protein sequence MVNLAEITETIPIPEGVTVTIDGSDVTVKGDGGEIKRNFDHNNITVSKDDDEVTVSVAFPNKKDKAMVGTIRSHITNMIYGVKHGFTYKMKIVYAHFPMTVKVKGKLVTIDNFLGERSPRTAKIIGDDVKVSVKGDNVTITGVNKEHVGQTMANIEQATKIKGRDPRIFQDGIYLVDKKQEEIDE, from the coding sequence ATGGTTAATTTAGCAGAAATTACAGAGACAATCCCTATCCCAGAAGGAGTTACAGTAACCATAGATGGTTCAGATGTAACAGTTAAAGGTGATGGCGGAGAAATTAAGAGAAACTTCGACCATAATAATATCACTGTATCTAAAGATGATGATGAAGTTACAGTTTCCGTAGCATTCCCAAATAAAAAAGATAAAGCTATGGTTGGAACAATCAGATCTCATATTACAAATATGATATATGGTGTAAAACATGGTTTTACTTACAAAATGAAAATTGTTTACGCTCACTTCCCTATGACAGTGAAAGTAAAAGGTAAACTTGTAACAATAGACAACTTCCTTGGAGAAAGAAGTCCACGTACAGCAAAAATTATTGGTGATGATGTAAAAGTATCAGTAAAAGGGGATAATGTAACAATTACTGGTGTTAACAAAGAACATGTTGGTCAAACAATGGCAAACATTGAACAAGCAACCAAAATTAAAGGAAGAGACCCTCGTATATTCCAAGACGGAATCTACTTAGTGGATAAAAAACAGGAAGAAATAGATGAATAA
- a CDS encoding 30S ribosomal protein S8 — MTLMDPLADALTNIRNNELQHNDSCTIRPASKLIGHVLSTMQKENYIGNFELVDDGKAGIFNVELNGNINKCGVIKPRHAVKNTEFEDFEKRYLPAKNFGILIVTTPQGVMTHHEAKEAGIGGRLLVYVY, encoded by the coding sequence ATGACTCTTATGGATCCTCTTGCAGATGCATTAACAAATATAAGAAACAATGAGTTACAACACAATGATAGTTGTACAATAAGACCAGCATCAAAACTCATAGGTCACGTATTAAGTACAATGCAAAAGGAAAATTATATAGGAAATTTCGAATTAGTTGATGATGGAAAAGCTGGTATATTTAATGTAGAATTAAATGGTAACATTAACAAATGTGGTGTTATCAAACCACGTCATGCTGTAAAAAATACAGAATTCGAAGACTTTGAGAAAAGATACTTACCAGCAAAAAACTTTGGTATACTAATTGTAACAACACCTCAAGGTGTAATGACACACCACGAAGCTAAAGAAGCAGGTATTGGTGGAAGATTATTAGTATATGTATATTAA
- a CDS encoding 30S ribosomal protein S14 produces MKVKLVAKKYGKAARECSRCGDHSAIVRRYGLNLCRQCFREIAPKIGFKKYN; encoded by the coding sequence ATGAAGGTGAAACTTGTGGCAAAAAAATATGGAAAAGCAGCTAGAGAATGTAGTCGATGTGGAGATCATTCTGCTATTGTAAGAAGATACGGACTTAACTTATGCCGTCAATGCTTTAGAGAAATAGCTCCAAAAATCGGATTTAAAAAATATAACTAA
- a CDS encoding 50S ribosomal protein L5 yields MNVMEKPYIAKATVNIGVGEGGEKLTRAEKLIETLVDQKPVRTYSKVTNPEFGIRKKQPIACKVTLRGEKADKIISMVLSGLENRIKASQFDEEGNVSFGIREHIDIPGVRYDPDIGIFGMDVSVTFQKPGHRIKERRLRPKKIPQTQRVTKEESMELMKEKFQVNIEE; encoded by the coding sequence ATGAACGTAATGGAAAAACCATACATTGCAAAAGCAACTGTAAACATTGGTGTAGGTGAAGGTGGAGAAAAACTAACAAGAGCAGAAAAACTTATTGAAACTCTTGTAGATCAAAAACCTGTTAGAACATACTCAAAAGTTACAAACCCTGAATTTGGTATAAGAAAAAAACAACCAATTGCATGTAAAGTAACACTTAGAGGAGAAAAAGCTGATAAAATTATTTCCATGGTTTTAAGTGGACTAGAAAACAGAATAAAAGCTTCACAATTTGATGAAGAAGGAAATGTATCCTTCGGTATTCGTGAACATATTGATATTCCTGGTGTAAGATACGACCCTGATATAGGAATTTTCGGTATGGATGTTTCTGTAACATTCCAAAAACCAGGTCACAGAATCAAAGAAAGAAGATTAAGACCTAAAAAAATACCACAAACACAACGCGTAACAAAAGAAGAATCAATGGAATTAATGAAAGAAAAATTCCAAGTTAACATAGAAGAATAG
- a CDS encoding 30S ribosomal protein S4e: MANMGSRKHLKRYKAPKTWPIHKKEETWTTKSSAGPHALDKSIPLVMVLREILGVAKNTREAKIILNNGDVLVDGTPRKDHRFPVGFMDIISIPKINKSFRLLQDEKGRLVLKDIDEKDSTFKLASIEDKTTIKGGKTQLNLHDGRNVIVDDATEYNTSDVLLLNIPDQKISDSIKFEEGSIGLITGGKHTGEYGIIREINITKSSKANTVLMDTEDGTFITLADYVFVVGNDKPVISLLGDD; this comes from the coding sequence ATGGCAAATATGGGATCAAGAAAACACTTAAAAAGATATAAAGCACCAAAAACATGGCCTATTCACAAAAAAGAAGAAACTTGGACAACCAAGTCAAGTGCAGGACCACATGCTTTAGATAAATCAATACCTCTTGTAATGGTTTTAAGAGAAATTTTAGGAGTAGCAAAAAATACTCGTGAAGCTAAAATCATCCTTAATAATGGTGATGTATTAGTTGATGGTACACCAAGAAAAGATCACAGATTCCCAGTGGGATTCATGGATATTATCTCAATACCAAAAATTAATAAAAGCTTCAGATTACTACAAGATGAAAAAGGAAGATTAGTACTAAAAGATATTGATGAAAAAGATTCAACATTCAAACTTGCAAGTATAGAAGATAAAACCACAATTAAAGGTGGAAAAACACAACTAAACTTACATGATGGAAGAAATGTTATCGTAGATGATGCAACAGAATACAACACAAGTGATGTATTACTATTAAATATTCCTGATCAAAAAATTTCAGATTCAATAAAATTTGAAGAAGGATCAATTGGATTAATTACTGGTGGTAAACACACAGGTGAATATGGAATCATTCGTGAAATTAACATTACAAAATCATCCAAAGCAAACACTGTATTAATGGATACAGAAGATGGTACATTTATCACACTTGCAGATTATGTATTTGTTGTAGGAAATGACAAACCAGTTATATCATTATTAGGAGATGACTAG
- the rplX gene encoding 50S ribosomal protein L24, which yields MSKSKQPRKQRKELYTAPLHKRHNSMSVHLSDALRKEFNRRSFPVRKGDEVEIVRGDFKGTEGKVEGVDLKRYRVLVDGASSQKQDGSKLYQPIHPSNLVITEIYLDDERRNEALNRKL from the coding sequence ATGTCAAAATCAAAACAACCAAGAAAACAACGTAAAGAATTATATACAGCACCACTACACAAACGTCACAACTCAATGAGTGTACACTTATCAGATGCACTTAGAAAAGAGTTCAACAGAAGATCATTCCCTGTACGTAAAGGAGATGAAGTTGAAATAGTACGTGGTGACTTTAAAGGAACTGAAGGAAAAGTTGAAGGTGTAGATCTTAAAAGATACCGTGTTCTAGTTGATGGAGCATCAAGTCAAAAACAAGATGGTTCAAAATTATATCAACCAATTCACCCATCAAACTTAGTTATCACTGAAATATATCTAGATGACGAAAGACGTAATGAGGCATTAAATAGGAAGTTATAA
- a CDS encoding 50S ribosomal protein L14, which translates to MKAITSSVSKSLPIGARLQCVDNTGAREVEIISVKGFKGVRRRLATAGVGDMVVVSVKKGTADMRREVTTAVIVRQKKEFRRADGLRVKFEDNAAVIITEDGVLKGSEVRGPIAKEAADLWPAIGSAASIIV; encoded by the coding sequence ATGAAAGCAATAACATCAAGTGTCTCCAAATCACTTCCAATCGGTGCTAGACTTCAATGTGTAGACAATACCGGAGCACGTGAAGTAGAAATTATATCCGTAAAAGGATTTAAAGGAGTAAGAAGAAGACTTGCAACTGCAGGAGTCGGTGACATGGTAGTTGTTTCAGTTAAAAAAGGAACAGCAGACATGAGACGTGAAGTAACAACAGCAGTTATTGTACGTCAGAAAAAAGAATTCAGACGAGCAGATGGTCTAAGAGTTAAATTTGAAGATAATGCAGCTGTAATCATCACAGAAGATGGAGTACTTAAAGGTTCAGAAGTAAGAGGACCTATTGCTAAAGAAGCTGCAGATCTCTGGCCTGCAATTGGTAGTGCTGCAAGTATAATCGTATAA
- a CDS encoding 30S ribosomal protein S17: MVGINVEQPEKECQDPNCPFHGELPVRGQIIEGTVTSDKADRTITVERSFYKYIKKYERYEKRKSKIQAHKPDCLDVKVGDSVKIAECRQLSKTKHFVLVEVKEGE, encoded by the coding sequence ATGGTAGGCATTAATGTAGAGCAACCAGAAAAAGAATGTCAAGATCCTAACTGTCCATTTCACGGTGAACTCCCTGTGAGAGGTCAAATTATAGAAGGAACAGTTACAAGTGATAAGGCAGATCGTACAATAACAGTAGAAAGAAGTTTCTATAAGTACATTAAAAAATATGAAAGATACGAAAAAAGAAAATCTAAAATACAAGCACACAAACCAGATTGTCTTGACGTAAAAGTTGGAGATTCTGTTAAAATTGCAGAATGCAGACAACTAAGTAAAACTAAACATTTTGTGCTAGTAGAAGTTAAAGAAGGAGAATAG
- the rnp1 gene encoding ribonuclease P protein component 1: protein MITPQNVFRHEFIGLTIEVTDSNHKECVGIKGKIIDETRNTLVVDTGDDEKRLIKDQVEFKLYLPEDKIVLVEGKYIVARPEDRIKKKFNKIR from the coding sequence ATGATAACTCCACAAAATGTATTTCGACATGAATTTATTGGTTTAACTATTGAAGTTACAGATAGTAACCATAAAGAATGTGTTGGAATTAAAGGGAAAATTATAGATGAAACACGTAATACACTAGTTGTAGATACGGGTGATGATGAAAAACGTCTTATTAAAGACCAAGTGGAATTTAAACTCTACTTACCTGAAGATAAGATTGTTTTAGTCGAAGGAAAATATATTGTAGCCCGCCCTGAAGACCGGATAAAGAAGAAATTTAATAAAATTAGGTGA
- the yciH gene encoding stress response translation initiation inhibitor YciH, whose protein sequence is MKICEICGLPEDLCVCEEIAREVQKVKVYTVRRRFGKLMTIVEGIDEHDIDIRELTKTLKSKCACGGTSKKGQIELQGDHKRKVKEVLAGMGFSSDTIEIK, encoded by the coding sequence ATGAAAATCTGTGAAATATGCGGTCTTCCAGAAGACTTATGTGTCTGTGAGGAAATAGCACGTGAAGTTCAAAAGGTTAAAGTATATACAGTACGTCGTCGATTTGGTAAACTTATGACTATAGTTGAAGGAATTGATGAACATGATATAGATATACGTGAGTTAACAAAAACTCTTAAATCTAAATGTGCTTGTGGAGGTACTTCCAAAAAAGGTCAAATTGAGCTTCAAGGAGACCATAAACGTAAAGTTAAAGAAGTACTTGCAGGAATGGGTTTTTCCTCAGATACTATAGAAATCAAATAG
- the rpmC gene encoding 50S ribosomal protein L29, whose translation MVILRSKELRDLSLDELQNKLNELHAEYDTLIGKGSVSGVDNPGKIKETRRTIARVLTIMNEEKQKQGE comes from the coding sequence ATGGTTATTTTAAGAAGTAAAGAACTAAGAGATTTAAGCCTAGATGAACTTCAAAACAAACTTAATGAACTTCATGCAGAGTATGATACATTAATTGGAAAAGGTTCAGTATCTGGTGTGGACAATCCTGGTAAAATCAAAGAAACTAGAAGAACTATTGCCCGTGTTCTTACTATAATGAATGAAGAAAAACAAAAACAGGGAGAATAA
- a CDS encoding 30S ribosomal protein S3 translates to MIEKDFVKEGLKRTRIDEYLEEKLERAGYGGMDIQVTPVGTMVIVYAEKPGMVIGRGGKTVRSITKTLKNNFDLENPQVEVKEVEIPELNPRIMAHKVVAMLQRGMQFRRVAYSIIRRIMSAGAQGVEVTISGKIRGSRSACAKFNDGYIKKCGEPSIKHVKEGFATVQLKPGVLGIYVRIMPPEVVLPDNIEIIEADGEVEEIKPAANSEESVDTIKEEITGEDILEELADESEIEEITEEVMETLEE, encoded by the coding sequence ATGATTGAAAAAGATTTCGTAAAAGAAGGATTAAAAAGAACACGAATAGATGAATATCTAGAAGAAAAACTAGAACGTGCAGGTTACGGTGGAATGGATATTCAAGTTACACCTGTAGGAACAATGGTTATTGTTTATGCTGAAAAACCTGGTATGGTTATCGGTCGTGGTGGAAAAACTGTAAGATCAATTACAAAAACACTTAAAAACAATTTCGACCTAGAAAATCCTCAAGTGGAAGTTAAAGAAGTTGAAATTCCAGAATTAAATCCAAGAATCATGGCACATAAAGTTGTTGCAATGCTTCAAAGAGGAATGCAATTTAGACGTGTAGCATATTCTATTATTAGAAGAATTATGTCTGCTGGAGCTCAAGGGGTAGAAGTTACAATTTCTGGTAAAATCAGAGGTTCAAGATCAGCTTGTGCAAAGTTCAATGATGGTTACATAAAAAAATGTGGAGAACCTTCAATAAAACACGTAAAAGAAGGATTTGCAACAGTACAACTTAAACCTGGAGTACTTGGAATTTATGTAAGAATCATGCCACCTGAAGTAGTTTTACCTGATAACATAGAAATCATCGAAGCTGATGGAGAAGTTGAAGAAATTAAACCAGCAGCAAATAGTGAAGAAAGTGTTGACACCATTAAAGAAGAAATTACTGGTGAAGATATACTTGAAGAACTTGCAGATGAATCAGAAATCGAAGAAATTACAGAAGAAGTAATGGAAACATTAGAAGAATAA
- a CDS encoding 50S ribosomal protein L22 — translation MAKKNTYSYQPKPDEKIAKAAGHNLKISPKHSVEICRSIRNMYLEDAKAFLEDVVAKKTVVPFKRHNKKVGHRSELVGWSSGRYPVKAAAAILKVLENAEANAENSDLDVENLKLVHASANRGVIIRGWTPRAFGRASPSNTPTTHIQIVLGEA, via the coding sequence ATGGCAAAGAAAAATACTTACTCATATCAACCAAAACCTGATGAAAAAATAGCAAAAGCAGCAGGTCACAACCTTAAAATATCTCCAAAACACTCTGTGGAAATTTGTAGATCTATTCGTAACATGTACTTAGAAGATGCTAAAGCATTCTTAGAAGATGTTGTTGCTAAAAAAACAGTTGTACCATTTAAAAGACACAACAAAAAAGTTGGTCACAGATCAGAACTTGTAGGATGGTCATCAGGAAGATACCCTGTTAAAGCAGCTGCTGCAATTCTTAAAGTTTTAGAAAATGCTGAAGCAAACGCAGAAAACAGTGACTTAGATGTAGAAAACCTTAAATTAGTTCATGCATCTGCAAATAGAGGGGTAATTATAAGAGGTTGGACACCAAGAGCATTTGGTAGAGCAAGCCCTTCAAACACACCTACTACACACATTCAAATCGTATTAGGGGAGGCCTAA
- a CDS encoding 30S ribosomal protein S19, translating into MARKIFKFRGYTLEELQDMSLDEVIELLPSRQRRSLKRGFLPRQEKVLEKMEKVKDMKNDSGRPIVIKTHCRDMIVLPNMVGYTFGIYNGQDFIEVTIKPEMIGCYFGEFAQTRGRVQHGDPGMGATRSSMFVPLK; encoded by the coding sequence TTGGCTCGTAAGATTTTTAAATTTAGAGGATACACTCTTGAAGAGCTTCAAGATATGTCACTTGATGAAGTTATAGAATTATTACCATCAAGACAAAGAAGATCTCTTAAAAGAGGATTTTTACCAAGACAAGAAAAAGTTCTTGAAAAAATGGAAAAAGTTAAAGACATGAAAAATGATAGTGGAAGACCAATAGTTATAAAAACACATTGTCGTGACATGATTGTACTTCCAAACATGGTAGGATACACATTTGGTATTTACAATGGACAAGACTTCATAGAAGTTACAATAAAACCAGAAATGATTGGATGCTACTTTGGAGAGTTTGCACAAACTCGTGGAAGAGTACAACACGGAGACCCAGGTATGGGAGCTACAAGATCATCAATGTTTGTACCACTTAAATAG
- a CDS encoding 50S ribosomal protein L2, translating to MGKRLIIQRRGRGTPTYRSSSHRFRGKVAYRSYDKFEREGSLKGIVTDIIHDPGRSAPVAIVKFENGEEKLVLAPESIAIDDEIEVGVSAPVEPGNTLPLSEIPEGTPVFNIENNPGDGGKFVRSSGTYASLITHDVGKTMIELPSGELKAFNPRSRATVGVVAGGGRKDKPFLKAGNRYHALKAKGKKMMTVRGVAMNAVDHPHGGGNRQHPGRPTTISRHAPAGRKVGSIAARRTGKRR from the coding sequence ATGGGAAAAAGATTGATTATTCAAAGAAGAGGTCGAGGAACTCCAACATATCGTAGTTCATCACACAGATTCAGAGGAAAAGTAGCATACCGATCATATGATAAATTTGAACGTGAAGGAAGTTTAAAAGGTATAGTTACAGATATTATTCACGATCCTGGACGATCAGCACCTGTTGCAATTGTTAAATTTGAAAATGGTGAAGAAAAATTAGTTCTTGCACCAGAAAGTATTGCAATAGATGATGAAATAGAAGTAGGTGTATCAGCACCTGTAGAACCAGGAAACACATTACCATTAAGTGAAATTCCAGAAGGAACTCCAGTATTCAACATTGAAAACAACCCTGGAGATGGTGGAAAATTCGTAAGATCATCTGGTACATATGCATCATTAATCACCCACGATGTTGGTAAAACAATGATAGAATTACCATCTGGTGAATTAAAAGCATTTAACCCTAGAAGTCGTGCAACTGTAGGAGTTGTAGCAGGTGGAGGACGTAAAGATAAACCATTCCTTAAAGCTGGTAACAGATACCATGCTTTAAAAGCTAAAGGTAAGAAAATGATGACTGTTAGAGGGGTTGCAATGAACGCTGTAGATCACCCACACGGTGGAGGTAACAGACAACACCCAGGAAGACCTACTACTATCTCAAGACATGCACCTGCAGGTAGAAAAGTTGGTTCCATAGCAGCTAGACGTACAGGTAAAAGACGATAG
- a CDS encoding 50S ribosomal protein L23, whose product MDPYSVIIKPRLSEKTMNQIYDENKITFVVRRSANKRVIKDAFQELYETKVLSVNTHITPRGEKVATIEVEESGIAEDIAISLGVF is encoded by the coding sequence ATGGATCCATATTCAGTAATAATAAAACCACGTTTATCAGAAAAGACAATGAATCAAATTTATGATGAAAACAAAATCACATTTGTTGTTCGTAGATCTGCTAATAAAAGAGTAATTAAAGATGCTTTCCAAGAATTATACGAAACAAAAGTATTAAGTGTAAATACACACATTACTCCTAGAGGAGAAAAAGTAGCTACTATTGAAGTAGAAGAATCTGGAATAGCTGAAGATATAGCTATAAGTTTAGGTGTATTCTAA